CGGACTCGGTAAGATTACCGCTAGTCCAGCTGCTTCATTAACCGTCAGTTTTGCTGCACTTTTCTTATACCAATGCTGTGCCGCTGCTTCAGCGCCATAAATACCGTCACCCATTTCAATGCTGTTGAGGTAGACTTCTAAAATGCGCTCCTTTGACCATAGTAGTTCAATCAAGGCTGTAAAATAAGCCTCAAACCCCTTTCGAATATAACTTCGACCCGGCCATAAAAATACATTCTTAGCAGTTTGTTGTGAAATGGTACTACCGCCTTTGATGCGTTTTCCCTTCTCATTGTTTTTCATCGCCTTCTCAATCGCCTTGAAATCAAAACCATTATGGCTTAAGAAATGCCCATCTTCACTTACAATAACAGCTTTCTGTAAATTAGGACTAATCTTATCCAAAGACACCCAATCGTGTTTCAATGTAAAAGATTTGCCTTCTTTCTTTTGATCATATAACCGAATAAACATCAAGGGTGTATAAGGTACAGGAACAAAACGAAAAAAGATGACAGAAAAGATGCTTAATGCAAAGAACCACAACACAAGCTTTAGAATAAAGCGTAAAAGTTTGCGAACCATAGATTTATAACGTATAAAAACTGGTACAAATGTACTAACATATTGCGAAATGCAATTCATGGAAGTAAAAAAAATGTAAGAAAAAAAGCTACCTCAATAAGGTAGCTTTTTTAGTGATATTATACGGGATTTGTTGTCCACAAAGAAGCGGTTTTCAACATCGCTCTTCTCGGTAATTTTAAAGTTGCTACTAGTAGCTCCGCAAAATCCTCC
The window above is part of the Myroides odoratus DSM 2801 genome. Proteins encoded here:
- the mtgA gene encoding monofunctional biosynthetic peptidoglycan transglycosylase, with product MVRKLLRFILKLVLWFFALSIFSVIFFRFVPVPYTPLMFIRLYDQKKEGKSFTLKHDWVSLDKISPNLQKAVIVSEDGHFLSHNGFDFKAIEKAMKNNEKGKRIKGGSTISQQTAKNVFLWPGRSYIRKGFEAYFTALIELLWSKERILEVYLNSIEMGDGIYGAEAAAQHWYKKSAAKLTVNEAAGLAVILPSPRRYNPVKSGPYVSKRKQTISRYIKGYGPLDLKKKKQK